The following are from one region of the Quercus robur chromosome 1, dhQueRobu3.1, whole genome shotgun sequence genome:
- the LOC126728296 gene encoding 18.2 kDa class I heat shock protein-like — MSLIPSFFGSHRSNILDPFSLEIWDPFKDLPFSSEPQFARETSALVNTRVDWKETPEAHVFKADLPGLNKEEVKVEVEDDRVLQISGERKVEKEEKKDTWHRLERSSGKFLRRFRLPENAKMDQIKAAMENGVLTVTVPKVEAKKPDVKAIEIFG; from the coding sequence ATGTCACTAATTCCAAGCTTCTTTGGTAGCCACCGAAGCAACATATTGGATCCATTCTCACTCGAGATTTGGGACCCATTTAAGGATTTGCCATTCTCATCTGAGCCTCAGTTTGCAAGAGAAACTTCTGCTTTGGTTAACACCCGTGTGGATTGGAAGGAGACCCCAGAAGCCCATGTGTTCAAAGCTGATCTTCCTGGGCTCAACAAAGAGGAAGTGAAGGTTGAAGTTGAAGATGACAGAGTGCTGCAAATAAGCGGAGAGAGGAAAGtggagaaggaagagaagaaagacaCGTGGCATAGATTGGAGCGTAGCAGTGGCAAGTTCTTGAGGAGGTTTAGGCTTCCTGAGAATGCTAAGATGGATCAGATCAAGGCTGCAATGGAGAATGGTGTTCTCACTGTGACAGTCCCTAAGGTGGAGGCGAAGAAGCCTGATGTCAAGGCCATTGAGATTTTTGGCTAA
- the LOC126728288 gene encoding 18.5 kDa class I heat shock protein-like: MSLIPSFFGSRRSNIFDPFSLEIWDPFKDFPFSSEPQFAKETFALVNTRVDWKETPEAHVFKADLPGLNKEEVKVEVEDDRVLQISGERKVEKEEKKDTWHRVERSSGKFLRRFRLPENAKMDEIKASMENGVLTVTVPKVEVKTPDVKSIEISG, from the coding sequence ATGTCGCTAATTCCAAGCTTCTTTGGTAGCCGCCGAAGCAATATCTTCGATCCATTCTCGCTCGAGATTTGGGACCCATTTAAGGATTTTCCGTTCTCATCTGAACCTCAGTTTGCAAAAGAAACTTTTGCTTTGGTTAACACTCGCGTGGATTGGAAGGAGACCCCAGAAGCCCATGTGTTCAAAGCTGATCTTCCTGGGCTCAACAAAGAGGAAGTGAAGGTTGAAGTTGAAGATGACAGGGTGCTCCAAATAAGCGGAGAGAGGAAGGtggagaaggaagagaagaaagacaCGTGGCATAGAGTGGAGCGTAGCAGCGGTAAGTTCTTGAGGAGGTTTAGGCTTCCTGAGAATGCAAAGATGGATGAGATTAAGGCTTCCATGGAGAATGGTGTTCTCACTGTGACGGTCCCTAAGGTGGAGGTGAAGACGCCTGATGTCAAATCGATTGAGATTTCTGGCTAA
- the LOC126728311 gene encoding 18.5 kDa class I heat shock protein-like, protein MSLIPSFFGSRRSNILDPFSLEIWDPFKDLPFSSESQFAKETSALVDTRVDWKETPDAHLFKADLPGLNKEEVKVEVEDDTVLQISGERKVEKEEKKDTWHRVERSSGKFLRRFRLPENAKMDQIKASMENGVLTVTVPKVEVKKPDVKSIEISG, encoded by the coding sequence ATGTCGCTGATTCCAAGCTTCTTTGGTAGCCGCCGAAGCAACATCTTGGATCCATTTTCGCTCGAGATTTGGGACCCATTTAAGGATTTACCGTTCTCATCTGAATCTCAGTTTGCAAAAGAAACTTCTGCCTTGGTTGACACTCGCGTGGATTGGAAGGAGACCCCAGATGCCCATTTGTTCAAAGCTGATCTTCCTGGGCTCAACAAAGAGGAGGTGAAGGTTGAAGTTGAAGATGACACAGTGCTGCAAATAAGCGGAGAGAGGAAGGtggagaaggaagagaagaaagacaCGTGGCATAGAGTGGAGCGCAGCAGCGGCAAATTCTTGAGGAGGTTTAGGCTTCCTGAGAATGCAAAGATGGATCAGATTAAGGCTTCAATGGAAAATGGTGTTCTCACTGTGACGGTTCCTAAGGTGGAGGTGAAGAAGCCTGATGTCAAGTCCATTGAGATTTCTGGCTAA
- the LOC126728304 gene encoding 18.2 kDa class I heat shock protein-like yields MSLIPSFFGSRRSNISNPFSLKIWDPFKDFPFSSESQFAKENSALVNTRVDWKETREAHVFKAGLPGLNKEEVKVEVEDDRVLQISRERKMEKEETKDTWHRVEHSNGKFLRRFRLPESAKMDQIKASMENGVLIVTIPKVEVKKPDVKSIEISG; encoded by the coding sequence ATGTCGCTAATTCCAAGCTTCTTTGGTAGCCGCCGAAGCAACATCTCAAACCCATTCTCACTCAAGATTTGGGACCCTTTTAAGGATTTTCCATTCTCATCGGAATCTCAGtttgcaaaagaaaattctGCTTTGGTTAACACCCGCGTGGATTGGAAGGAGACCCGAGAAGCCCATGTGTTCAAAGCTGGTCTTCCTGGGCTCAACAAAGAGGAAGTGAAGGTTGAAGTTGAAGATGACAGAGTGCTCCAAATAAGCAGAGAGAGGAAAATGGAGAAGGAAGAGACGAAAGACACGTGGCATAGAGTGGAGCACAGCAACGGCAAGTTCTTGAGGAGGTTTAGGCTTCCTGAGAGTGCTAAGATGGATCAGATTAAGGCTTCCATGGAGAATGGTGTTCTCATTGTGACTATTCCTAAGGTGGAGGTGAAGAAGCCTGATGTCAAATCCATTGAGATTTCTGGCTAA